The following proteins come from a genomic window of Methanosarcina sp. MTP4:
- a CDS encoding NosD domain-containing protein, giving the protein MLQNTEKMNRIFVKFTISIALFVSLVIFVSLLFEGTCSASVLNVMGDGEAPANYTSIGDALDNSGDGDIILVYGGVYVENLRVSTSNLTLAVPSNESAVIRAQDPESPVISVNADNVTIVRFSVNGTDGWGVGIFLEDGKGLRLVNNSIEASYQGVSLEKGENCRLENNSISGADSGIFLKASSNNTLIGNTIQDCFEGLLLKNGCTGNSLLENRLSGNFRAVYLENFCRENRIESNAVLNNSFGICLEDSCSTNSLESNEVLGSQYGIFLDNSCNGNNLGRNNASENRYAFYLKASCESNSLYNNTADDSLYGIYLGYSCSGNTLSGNTIASDSLSSGLRGICLETACGNNTLEENIIEGQGFEGICLENCSDNLLAGNNASENSAGVKLKDSCSNNTLENNILFNNSLLGLALEDSENNRVCNNSVLNNSGGLYLRFSPHNLLTGNRVSFNGNGIFFTASDENVLNDSYVLRNSLFGLALEDSENNTVYNNFFDNEHNAVDDCKNNIWNVSVSQGPNIYNGHEIGGNYWSDYPGEDMDLDGFGDTPYDISDNISDYLPLVQDITPPVIILKSPENMTYRMLPVPVSAKANEAISEWWYTLNGSGPGEFSQSDATNAKAHLNVANGTYTFRVSGTDLSGNLNSTAVDFNVEIDPSPSDEDLPLISINSPEDRFYSDSRVELDVSASGTLLYWEYTLDDSEYCDFEESNESGAFSILNVSDGQHEVLVFGVNDKGYSNSTSRNFTVDTIPPALTVKNPLNSSTVYNSSVLLLVEASENISVWNYTLDGAELLSFNETYDVRAETPLLNVPEGLHTVNVSARDLAGNYNSNVVYFSVNDSGDLWPEISIISPVNNKAYNKSSIEFRVFANEDLSAWWYTLDDSSFLSFPEWNESAASSLLEVEPGNHCVKAYGRDSGNNTNSTSVSFSVDTKSPLITVNSPVNGTQYTTESSDVNQSIIDLNVTINEPGSIWYRVDDAVPSTPVNGTELKGSLDLDVGSHNITFFAKDPAGNRNFTESYVEVSRKASSGSDSDSGFEPGPDSGSRDGGLPAYYKLKMLRENAQKLLSEQFEPSEMSGELLPVTRNSSAQSTNEASPEEGGFFSWLKSHAVPYSAGMLLLIFFMRFLLYVLKDIDD; this is encoded by the coding sequence GTGCTACAAAACACAGAAAAAATGAACCGGATTTTCGTGAAGTTTACAATCAGTATAGCTTTGTTCGTATCCCTGGTTATCTTCGTATCTTTGCTGTTTGAGGGTACCTGTTCCGCTTCCGTGCTTAATGTTATGGGAGACGGGGAAGCCCCTGCAAACTATACTTCCATTGGGGACGCACTGGATAATTCCGGGGACGGAGACATTATCCTGGTATACGGTGGGGTGTATGTCGAAAACCTCAGGGTCTCGACTTCGAATCTAACTCTTGCGGTTCCCTCGAACGAGAGTGCCGTTATCCGGGCTCAGGATCCGGAATCTCCCGTAATTTCCGTAAATGCCGACAATGTTACGATTGTCAGATTTTCCGTAAACGGGACCGACGGCTGGGGGGTAGGCATTTTCCTTGAGGATGGAAAAGGGCTCAGGCTGGTTAACAATTCTATCGAGGCTTCTTATCAGGGCGTTTCCCTGGAAAAGGGAGAAAACTGCCGCCTGGAGAATAACAGCATTTCAGGGGCTGATTCCGGAATTTTCCTGAAAGCTTCTTCCAACAATACCCTGATCGGAAATACCATTCAGGACTGTTTCGAAGGCCTGCTCCTCAAGAATGGCTGCACCGGGAACTCGCTTCTTGAAAACAGGCTGTCGGGCAATTTCCGGGCTGTCTATCTTGAGAACTTCTGCAGAGAGAACAGGATCGAATCGAATGCCGTCCTGAATAATTCCTTTGGCATCTGCCTTGAAGACAGTTGCAGCACTAACTCTCTCGAAAGCAACGAGGTTCTGGGAAGCCAGTACGGGATTTTCCTGGATAATTCCTGCAACGGCAACAACCTTGGCAGGAATAACGCCTCCGAAAACAGGTACGCTTTTTACCTGAAGGCTTCGTGTGAGAGCAATTCCCTGTATAACAATACGGCAGACGATTCGCTTTATGGCATTTATCTTGGATATTCCTGTTCCGGGAATACCCTGTCCGGGAATACCATCGCTTCGGATTCCCTTTCTTCCGGACTAAGGGGCATTTGCCTGGAAACCGCCTGCGGCAACAATACGTTGGAGGAAAATATAATTGAGGGACAGGGCTTTGAGGGCATCTGCCTGGAAAACTGTTCTGATAACCTCCTTGCCGGAAATAACGCTTCGGAAAATTCCGCAGGTGTCAAGCTTAAGGATTCCTGCAGCAATAATACCCTGGAAAATAATATTCTATTCAACAACTCCCTTTTAGGGCTCGCCCTGGAGGACAGCGAGAACAACAGGGTATGTAATAACAGTGTGCTAAATAATTCTGGAGGTCTGTATCTCCGCTTCTCCCCACACAACCTCCTTACAGGTAACAGGGTCTCCTTTAATGGGAACGGTATTTTCTTCACCGCTTCGGATGAAAATGTCTTAAACGACAGTTACGTTCTCCGAAACTCCCTCTTCGGGCTTGCCCTGGAGGACAGTGAAAATAACACCGTCTACAACAACTTTTTCGATAACGAGCACAATGCGGTGGATGACTGCAAAAACAACATTTGGAATGTCTCCGTCTCTCAGGGCCCCAACATTTACAACGGTCATGAGATTGGAGGTAACTACTGGTCGGATTATCCAGGGGAAGATATGGACCTGGACGGTTTCGGGGACACGCCTTACGATATTTCCGACAATATAAGCGATTACCTTCCTCTTGTACAGGATATTACTCCTCCTGTCATAATCCTGAAAAGTCCCGAAAATATGACCTATCGTATGCTTCCGGTCCCGGTCTCTGCCAAAGCAAACGAGGCTATCTCGGAGTGGTGGTATACGTTAAACGGCTCCGGACCGGGGGAGTTTTCACAAAGTGACGCTACTAACGCGAAGGCCCACCTTAACGTTGCGAACGGAACCTATACGTTCCGCGTAAGCGGGACCGACCTTAGCGGCAACCTTAATTCCACGGCTGTGGATTTCAACGTTGAAATAGATCCTTCTCCCTCTGATGAGGATTTGCCGTTGATTTCCATAAATTCGCCTGAAGACAGGTTTTATTCGGATTCCAGGGTCGAACTGGATGTTTCAGCAAGCGGTACCCTTCTTTATTGGGAGTACACGCTTGATGATTCCGAATACTGCGACTTTGAAGAAAGTAACGAGTCCGGAGCCTTCTCTATCCTCAATGTTTCGGACGGGCAGCATGAAGTCCTGGTGTTTGGAGTTAACGATAAAGGCTATTCCAATTCCACATCAAGGAATTTCACGGTCGATACCATCCCCCCTGCTTTAACCGTGAAGAACCCTTTGAATTCCAGTACTGTTTATAACAGTTCGGTCCTGCTTCTGGTGGAGGCCAGTGAAAATATTTCAGTCTGGAACTATACGCTTGATGGGGCCGAACTCCTGAGTTTTAATGAAACTTATGATGTCAGGGCCGAAACACCCCTTCTTAATGTCCCTGAAGGTCTGCACACTGTTAATGTTTCAGCCAGGGACCTTGCAGGCAACTATAACTCGAATGTTGTATATTTCAGTGTGAATGACTCCGGAGACCTCTGGCCCGAAATTTCCATAATTTCGCCTGTAAATAATAAGGCATATAACAAATCCTCAATTGAATTCAGGGTTTTCGCAAATGAAGATCTTTCTGCCTGGTGGTACACTCTGGATGACTCAAGTTTCCTTAGTTTCCCGGAGTGGAACGAGTCTGCAGCCAGTTCACTTCTTGAAGTTGAACCCGGGAACCACTGTGTGAAAGCATACGGCAGGGATTCTGGAAATAACACTAATTCAACATCTGTTTCTTTCTCGGTTGACACGAAATCTCCCCTGATAACCGTAAACTCTCCGGTGAACGGGACGCAGTATACAACCGAGAGCAGTGATGTGAACCAATCCATAATCGACCTCAATGTAACAATCAACGAACCTGGGTCCATCTGGTACCGCGTGGATGATGCCGTTCCTTCCACCCCTGTGAACGGCACGGAACTGAAAGGCAGCCTTGACCTGGATGTCGGTTCCCATAATATTACCTTCTTTGCGAAAGACCCTGCAGGCAACCGGAACTTTACCGAATCTTATGTAGAGGTCTCCAGGAAAGCCAGTTCGGGCTCCGACTCCGACTCTGGCTTTGAACCCGGTCCCGATTCCGGGTCTAGGGACGGTGGACTCCCTGCTTACTATAAACTTAAAATGTTGAGGGAAAATGCGCAGAAGCTCCTGAGCGAGCAGTTTGAACCTTCGGAAATGAGTGGTGAACTTCTCCCGGTCACAAGAAACTCCTCGGCGCAGTCTACAAATGAGGCCAGCCCCGAAGAGGGCGGATTTTTTTCATGGTTGAAGTCCCATGCAGTCCCCTATTCTGCCGGAATGCTGCTGCTTATTTTCTTTATGAGGTTCCTGCTGTATGTCCTGAAGGATATTGATGACTGA
- a CDS encoding NAD+ synthase, translated as MQIQEIESMDLEKAQNIIVDFIREKVDKAGVSGAVVGISGGIDSALTATLTVKALGADKVLGIHMPEAGLTPESDREDAKALAEWLGIEYRTIDISSIVSAFMAAVPESESADRLSRGNLKARVRMSLLYFHANRLNLMVMGTGNKTEILLGYYTKYGDGGVDIEPIGFLYKTEVWELARKLGVPESIISKKPSAGLWAGQTDEAELGMSYGTVDKVLTMLNEKQSPKNIEEVLSISEEQLESVLRRMQSNEHKRNVPPIPELS; from the coding sequence ATGCAAATCCAGGAAATCGAGAGTATGGACCTTGAAAAAGCGCAGAATATTATTGTTGATTTTATCCGGGAAAAAGTAGACAAAGCCGGAGTTTCCGGGGCAGTTGTAGGTATCAGCGGGGGCATAGACTCTGCCCTTACCGCAACCCTTACGGTAAAGGCCCTCGGGGCGGATAAGGTGCTGGGAATCCACATGCCAGAAGCCGGGCTGACCCCCGAATCGGACCGCGAGGATGCAAAAGCCCTTGCGGAATGGCTCGGGATCGAGTACAGGACAATTGACATATCGAGCATTGTCTCGGCTTTTATGGCTGCTGTCCCTGAAAGTGAATCTGCAGACCGGCTTTCCAGGGGCAACCTGAAGGCAAGGGTCCGGATGTCCCTGCTCTATTTCCATGCAAACCGCCTGAACCTCATGGTCATGGGGACCGGGAATAAAACCGAGATTCTCCTTGGCTACTACACGAAGTACGGGGACGGAGGCGTTGATATCGAGCCCATAGGGTTCCTGTACAAAACCGAAGTCTGGGAACTTGCCCGCAAGCTCGGGGTCCCCGAGTCCATTATAAGCAAAAAGCCCTCTGCCGGACTCTGGGCAGGACAGACCGACGAAGCCGAACTCGGGATGTCCTACGGGACAGTAGATAAAGTCCTCACGATGCTGAACGAAAAACAGAGTCCGAAAAATATTGAAGAGGTGCTTTCCATTTCGGAGGAGCAGTTGGAGTCAGTCCTCAGGCGTATGCAGAGCAATGAACATAAGAGGAATGTCCCTCCTATCCCGGAACTTTCCTGA